In Brienomyrus brachyistius isolate T26 chromosome 3, BBRACH_0.4, whole genome shotgun sequence, the following proteins share a genomic window:
- the LOC125739113 gene encoding transmembrane protein 53-like isoform X7 yields MSFSWRNSLKRNSDRKVVTMKSMSAILSGVTAHKISKTITFLLNESMVLSRPPQGGARPLLLLLPWLGSQPRGLAKYCDIYLPNGFDVLNVESRVSQFLWPKWGLDYGMKVLEVLQSDRFVWRPLLVHAFSVGGYTFSQLLVHICRNPGQYDGLICRLRGQVYDSLVMGSLDRMAVGLGRSLLPQEESLVRAASMLYFRAFKRHTVDYFNTNIDIFWHCPIQAPALFFSSENDPMCDHLKMKEMIEDWRKQGVRVDCKAWKDSTHAGHLRDHPQEYLSTLQEFIHSLSMVPFKAKM; encoded by the exons AT GTCCTTCTCCTGGCGAAATAGCCTGAAGCGGAACTCCGATAGGAAG GTTGTCACAATGAAGTCTATGTCTGCCATCCTGAGCGGCGTCACCGCTCACAAAATCAGCAAAACCATCACGTTTTTATTGAATGAATCCATGGTGTTGAGTAGGCCACCACAGGGTGGCGCCAGAcccttgctgctgctgctgccctgGCTGGGATCTCAGCCTCGGGGCTTGGCCAAATACTGTGACATATACCTGCCTAACGGCTTTGATGTGCTCAATGTGGAGAGCCGAGTCAGCCAGTTCCTTTGGCCGAAATGGGGCCTTGACTATGGCATGAAGGTCCTGGAAGTGCTGCAGAGCGACAGGTTtgtgtggcgccccctgctggtgcatGCTTTCTCAGTAGGGGGCTACACCTTCAGCCAGCTGCTGGTCCACATCTGCAGAAATCCCGGCCAGTATGACGGCCTAATTTGCAGGCTCCGAGGGCAGGTGTACGACAGCCTGGTGATGGGTTCCCTGGATCGCATGGCGGTAG GTCTGGGGAGGAGTTTGCTTCCCCAGGAGGAGAGCCTTGTGCGGGCGGCCAGCATGCTGTACTTTCGAGCTTTCAAGAGACACACGGTGGATTACTTTAACACCAACATCGACATCTTCTGGCACTGCCCCATTCAGGCACCTGCTCTCTTCTTCTCCTCTGAGAATGACCCAATGTGTGACCATCTCAAGATGAAGGAGATGATTGAGGACTGGCGAAAGCAAGGCGTGAGGGTGGACTGCAAGGCATGGAAGGACTCCACCCATGCAGGACACCTGCGAGATCACCCTCAGGAGTACCTCTCCACGCTTCAGGAGTTCATACATTCTCTCAGCATGGTTCCCTTCAAAGCCAAAATGTGA
- the LOC125739110 gene encoding uncharacterized protein LOC125739110 isoform X6: protein MLGDIQTYAADAEKAREAARRDTDPGREQSPPRDTPPSAVGRKYQNIYQKWRRPPDSHSDTYAALDVKNQSPDYDTLMMLKPAASDRHPAVLESAVYGNMMYSEKGRYQGSIPVV, encoded by the exons ATGCTGGGGGACATACAGACCTATGCAGCGGACGCAGAAAAAGCGCGTGAGGCAGCAAGACG AGACACAGACCCCGGTCGAGAGCAGAGCCCCCCGCGGGACACTCCTCCCTCTGCTGTTGGCCGCAAATATCAGAATATCTATCAGAAATGG AGACGTCCTCCCGATTCTCACAGTGACACTTACGCAGCTCTAGATGTGAAGAATCAGTCACCTGACTATGATACTCTGATG ATGCTGAAGCCTGCAGCCAGTGACAGACACCCTGCAGTTTTGGAGTCAGCAGTTTATGGAAATATGATGTATAGTGAAAAAGGACGATATCAGGGATCAATCCCAGTGGTCTAA
- the LOC125739113 gene encoding transmembrane protein 53-like isoform X2: protein MCEKRRVIILRSRSCLLDDRLVRWNTMPGLMRVFQTKGGTGLTNSREFLEDRSFSWRNSLKRNSDRKVVTMKSMSAILSGVTAHKISKTITFLLNESMVLSRPPQGGARPLLLLLPWLGSQPRGLAKYCDIYLPNGFDVLNVESRVSQFLWPKWGLDYGMKVLEVLQSDRFVWRPLLVHAFSVGGYTFSQLLVHICRNPGQYDGLICRLRGQVYDSLVMGSLDRMAVGLGRSLLPQEESLVRAASMLYFRAFKRHTVDYFNTNIDIFWHCPIQAPALFFSSENDPMCDHLKMKEMIEDWRKQGVRVDCKAWKDSTHAGHLRDHPQEYLSTLQEFIHSLSMVPFKAKM, encoded by the exons ATGTGTGAAAAAAGAAGGGTTATTATCCTGAGGAGCAGGAGCTGTCTGCTAGATGACAGGTTAGTCAGGTGGAACACCATGCCAGGCTTAATGCGTGTTTTCCAGACAAAGGGAGGAACTGGACTCACTAACTCACGGGAGTTCCTGGAGGACAG GTCCTTCTCCTGGCGAAATAGCCTGAAGCGGAACTCCGATAGGAAG GTTGTCACAATGAAGTCTATGTCTGCCATCCTGAGCGGCGTCACCGCTCACAAAATCAGCAAAACCATCACGTTTTTATTGAATGAATCCATGGTGTTGAGTAGGCCACCACAGGGTGGCGCCAGAcccttgctgctgctgctgccctgGCTGGGATCTCAGCCTCGGGGCTTGGCCAAATACTGTGACATATACCTGCCTAACGGCTTTGATGTGCTCAATGTGGAGAGCCGAGTCAGCCAGTTCCTTTGGCCGAAATGGGGCCTTGACTATGGCATGAAGGTCCTGGAAGTGCTGCAGAGCGACAGGTTtgtgtggcgccccctgctggtgcatGCTTTCTCAGTAGGGGGCTACACCTTCAGCCAGCTGCTGGTCCACATCTGCAGAAATCCCGGCCAGTATGACGGCCTAATTTGCAGGCTCCGAGGGCAGGTGTACGACAGCCTGGTGATGGGTTCCCTGGATCGCATGGCGGTAG GTCTGGGGAGGAGTTTGCTTCCCCAGGAGGAGAGCCTTGTGCGGGCGGCCAGCATGCTGTACTTTCGAGCTTTCAAGAGACACACGGTGGATTACTTTAACACCAACATCGACATCTTCTGGCACTGCCCCATTCAGGCACCTGCTCTCTTCTTCTCCTCTGAGAATGACCCAATGTGTGACCATCTCAAGATGAAGGAGATGATTGAGGACTGGCGAAAGCAAGGCGTGAGGGTGGACTGCAAGGCATGGAAGGACTCCACCCATGCAGGACACCTGCGAGATCACCCTCAGGAGTACCTCTCCACGCTTCAGGAGTTCATACATTCTCTCAGCATGGTTCCCTTCAAAGCCAAAATGTGA
- the LOC125739111 gene encoding sialoadhesin-like, whose translation MGAGDTLTLWGLAVLILPGVMSRDWNVRYPKKPVCAARGSTVVIPCGYDYQEGNKVDKFMWCHNQNYCTDAPYVCHSNNMNVSSQYSGRAECLGDKENNCTLRIKNITDADAGVYRFRFITNEERGKWTGQPGVTLKVDGGAPSVDYAERTLCAVRGSTVVVHCRFNHPESYRVESRMWSHNTEDCAGKSYVWQSHKRNISTEYRDRAEVLGNTENKCTLMIKNITDADAGLYRFSFTAGGCELCAQPGVELQVGELKVMVTSSTGKGLLIEGDSVNLTCGSENCSLSQSEFTWFKDNKPITDTLSTIHFNPVSYNHSGNYSCALKGYIGTVSSTLIFHIQSCIYPGFPHYNPMTVILVCLGILLPVLAVTICIMR comes from the exons ATGGGAGCTGGAGACACTCTGACCTTGTGGGGCCTGGCTGTGCTCATCTTACCTG GGGTCATGAGTCGCGACTGGAATGTACGGTACCCAAAGAAGCCAGTCTGTGCTGCGAGAGGATCTACTGTGGTCATTCCCTGTGGGTATGATTATCAAGAGGGTAACAAAGTGGATAAATTCATGTGGTGTCATAATCAAAATTACTGTACAGACGCACCATATGTCTGTCACAGCAATAATATGAATGTCAGTAGTCAGTACAGTGGCAGAGCAGAGTGTTTGGGGGACAAAGAGAATAACTGTACATTACGGATAAAGAACATTACAGACGCTGATGCTGGAGTGTATAGATTCAGGTTTATTACCAATGAGGAACGTGGAAAATGGACTGGTCAGCCTGGAGTGACTCTAAAAGTTGATG GTGGTGCACCGTCTGTAGATTACGCAGAGAGAACCctgtgtgcagtgagaggaTCAACTGTGGTCGTTCACTGTCGATTTAATCATCCAGAGTCATACAGAGTGGAGTCGAGAATGTGGAGCCATAATACTGAGGACTGTGCTGGAAAATCATATGTCTGGCAGAGTCATAAAAGAAACATTAGTACTGAGTACAGGGACAGAGCAGAGGTCTTGGGGAACACGGAGAACAAATGTACATTAATGATAAAGAACATTACAGACGCTGATGCCGGACTGTATAGATTCAGTTTCACAGCTGGTGGGTGTGAACTGTGCGCTCAGCCTGGAGTAGAACTGCAAGTCGGTG AATTAAAGGTGATGGTGACGTCATCTACAGGAAAAGGATTATTGATAGAAGGAGATTCTGTGAATCTGACATGTGGCTCAGAGAACTGttctctcagccaatcagaattcaCCTGGTTTAAGGACAACAAGccaatcacagacacactgTCCACAATTCACTTCAACCCTGTCTCCTATAATCACTCTGGAAATTACTCCTGTGCATTGAAGGGTTACATAGGGACTGTGTCCAGTACCCTAATATTTCATATTCAAT CCTGTATTTACCCTGGATTCCCTCACTATAACCCGATGACAGTGATACTGGTGTGTTTGGGGATACTACTGCCTGTTTTAGCTGTAACAATCTGCATAATGAGGTGA
- the LOC125739113 gene encoding transmembrane protein 53-like isoform X5: MRSFSWRNSLKRNSDRKVVTMKSMSAILSGVTAHKISKTITFLLNESMVLSRPPQGGARPLLLLLPWLGSQPRGLAKYCDIYLPNGFDVLNVESRVSQFLWPKWGLDYGMKVLEVLQSDRFVWRPLLVHAFSVGGYTFSQLLVHICRNPGQYDGLICRLRGQVYDSLVMGSLDRMAVGLGRSLLPQEESLVRAASMLYFRAFKRHTVDYFNTNIDIFWHCPIQAPALFFSSENDPMCDHLKMKEMIEDWRKQGVRVDCKAWKDSTHAGHLRDHPQEYLSTLQEFIHSLSMVPFKAKM, from the exons ATGCG GTCCTTCTCCTGGCGAAATAGCCTGAAGCGGAACTCCGATAGGAAG GTTGTCACAATGAAGTCTATGTCTGCCATCCTGAGCGGCGTCACCGCTCACAAAATCAGCAAAACCATCACGTTTTTATTGAATGAATCCATGGTGTTGAGTAGGCCACCACAGGGTGGCGCCAGAcccttgctgctgctgctgccctgGCTGGGATCTCAGCCTCGGGGCTTGGCCAAATACTGTGACATATACCTGCCTAACGGCTTTGATGTGCTCAATGTGGAGAGCCGAGTCAGCCAGTTCCTTTGGCCGAAATGGGGCCTTGACTATGGCATGAAGGTCCTGGAAGTGCTGCAGAGCGACAGGTTtgtgtggcgccccctgctggtgcatGCTTTCTCAGTAGGGGGCTACACCTTCAGCCAGCTGCTGGTCCACATCTGCAGAAATCCCGGCCAGTATGACGGCCTAATTTGCAGGCTCCGAGGGCAGGTGTACGACAGCCTGGTGATGGGTTCCCTGGATCGCATGGCGGTAG GTCTGGGGAGGAGTTTGCTTCCCCAGGAGGAGAGCCTTGTGCGGGCGGCCAGCATGCTGTACTTTCGAGCTTTCAAGAGACACACGGTGGATTACTTTAACACCAACATCGACATCTTCTGGCACTGCCCCATTCAGGCACCTGCTCTCTTCTTCTCCTCTGAGAATGACCCAATGTGTGACCATCTCAAGATGAAGGAGATGATTGAGGACTGGCGAAAGCAAGGCGTGAGGGTGGACTGCAAGGCATGGAAGGACTCCACCCATGCAGGACACCTGCGAGATCACCCTCAGGAGTACCTCTCCACGCTTCAGGAGTTCATACATTCTCTCAGCATGGTTCCCTTCAAAGCCAAAATGTGA
- the LOC125739110 gene encoding uncharacterized protein LOC125739110 isoform X9, with product MTVILVCLGTLLPVLAVTVCIMRRKTGVLSEEGHRGDGAQRRPPDSHSDTYAALDVKNQSPDYDTLMMLKPAASDRHPAVLESAVYGNMMYSEKGRYQGSIPVV from the exons ATGACAGTGATACTGGTGTGTTTGGGGACACTACTGCCTGTTTTAGCTGTAACAGTCTGCATAATGAG GAGGAAGACTGGTGTACTGAGTGAGGAAGGTCACAGGGGAGACGGAGCTCAG AGACGTCCTCCCGATTCTCACAGTGACACTTACGCAGCTCTAGATGTGAAGAATCAGTCACCTGACTATGATACTCTGATG ATGCTGAAGCCTGCAGCCAGTGACAGACACCCTGCAGTTTTGGAGTCAGCAGTTTATGGAAATATGATGTATAGTGAAAAAGGACGATATCAGGGATCAATCCCAGTGGTCTAA
- the LOC125739113 gene encoding transmembrane protein 53-like isoform X10: MKSMSAILSGVTAHKISKTITFLLNESMVLSRPPQGGARPLLLLLPWLGSQPRGLAKYCDIYLPNGFDVLNVESRVSQFLWPKWGLDYGMKVLEVLQSDRFVWRPLLVHAFSVGGYTFSQLLVHICRNPGQYDGLICRLRGQVYDSLVMGSLDRMAVGLGRSLLPQEESLVRAASMLYFRAFKRHTVDYFNTNIDIFWHCPIQAPALFFSSENDPMCDHLKMKEMIEDWRKQGVRVDCKAWKDSTHAGHLRDHPQEYLSTLQEFIHSLSMVPFKAKM, encoded by the exons ATGAAGTCTATGTCTGCCATCCTGAGCGGCGTCACCGCTCACAAAATCAGCAAAACCATCACGTTTTTATTGAATGAATCCATGGTGTTGAGTAGGCCACCACAGGGTGGCGCCAGAcccttgctgctgctgctgccctgGCTGGGATCTCAGCCTCGGGGCTTGGCCAAATACTGTGACATATACCTGCCTAACGGCTTTGATGTGCTCAATGTGGAGAGCCGAGTCAGCCAGTTCCTTTGGCCGAAATGGGGCCTTGACTATGGCATGAAGGTCCTGGAAGTGCTGCAGAGCGACAGGTTtgtgtggcgccccctgctggtgcatGCTTTCTCAGTAGGGGGCTACACCTTCAGCCAGCTGCTGGTCCACATCTGCAGAAATCCCGGCCAGTATGACGGCCTAATTTGCAGGCTCCGAGGGCAGGTGTACGACAGCCTGGTGATGGGTTCCCTGGATCGCATGGCGGTAG GTCTGGGGAGGAGTTTGCTTCCCCAGGAGGAGAGCCTTGTGCGGGCGGCCAGCATGCTGTACTTTCGAGCTTTCAAGAGACACACGGTGGATTACTTTAACACCAACATCGACATCTTCTGGCACTGCCCCATTCAGGCACCTGCTCTCTTCTTCTCCTCTGAGAATGACCCAATGTGTGACCATCTCAAGATGAAGGAGATGATTGAGGACTGGCGAAAGCAAGGCGTGAGGGTGGACTGCAAGGCATGGAAGGACTCCACCCATGCAGGACACCTGCGAGATCACCCTCAGGAGTACCTCTCCACGCTTCAGGAGTTCATACATTCTCTCAGCATGGTTCCCTTCAAAGCCAAAATGTGA